A single window of Zea mays cultivar B73 chromosome 10, Zm-B73-REFERENCE-NAM-5.0, whole genome shotgun sequence DNA harbors:
- the LOC103640867 gene encoding WEB family protein At5g55860 isoform X2, with product MILLVIGGSCLIKYTCPSTLDVKTSNLIIPVPCFFHTCPINFRTPCNLNEYVPFSRYMILMLCNFWNYVYQRVLAKETELHLAQKELNKYKEQLNNAETTKVQALSELEKAKKTVEELTTKLDVVNKSKQLAIQATEDAKTRTKQLEGGSTNECLGTDGPLRQELESAREQHAIALAELDAAKQELRKLKKDFETSLDMRLCAAQQEDESLHTTEANKEKANQLLGEIAEIQESLMHVKAATVQAHEEEAQILAEKDVARATYKQALEETQKKLLSLRNDFDPAAYDSLKEKLEQTNSEVASMQKKIEDARAQDLESVAVVSTELDDAKEMLQKVAEEESSLRSLVESLKVELEAVKQEHNQLKEKDTETESIVGDLHVKLQKCKSVLEAAVAAESKATSASDDLMLALQQLSAESNNALQEAEIMQKSAAELREEAKKARAELAEAEQKLQLTLKEAEEAKAAEAMALDRIKQLSDRASAARASTSESGANIAISKEEFESLSRKVEESEKLSEMKVAAAMAQVEAIRASENEAIKKLEAARKEMEDMELATEEALKRAEMAEAAKKAVEGELKRWHEKEQKKTAEAAQPSAGAEELGSAASPPVRQTSAGKASEKNEGHQRSSKALLKRSFMLPNIASMFHKKKSHPSSSPSHLPGEKSV from the coding sequence ATGATTCTTCTTGTAATAGGTGGTTCCTGTCTGATTAAATATACATGCCCATCGACCCTAGATGTCAAGACAAGCAATTTAATAATTCCGGTGCCGTGTTTCTTTCACACATGTCCTATCAACTTTAGGACTCCATGTAACTTGAACGAATATGTGCCGTTTTCTCGATATATGATTCTGATGCTTTGCAATTTTTGGAATTATGTTTACCAGAGGGTTTTAGCCAAGGAGACAGAGCTGCACTTAGCCCAGAAAGAGTTGAATAAATACAAGGAACAGCTGAATAATGCTGAGACAACGAAAGTGCAGGCTCTCTCTGAGCTAGAGAAAGCTAAAAAAACTGTCGAGGAGCTAACAACCAAGCTGGATGTGGTTAACAAGTCCAAACAGTTGGCCATTCAGGCAACAGAGGATGCAAAGACTCGAACCAAGCAGCTTGAAGGTGGCAGCACAAATGAATGTCTAGGAACAGATGGTCCTCTGAGGCAGGAACTCGAAAGTGCAAGGGAGCAGCATGCTATCGCTTTGGCAGAACTTGATGCAGCAAAACAGGAGCTTAGAAAGCTCAAGAAGGATTTTGAAACATCTTTGGATATGAGGTTGTGTGCTGCCCAGCAGGAAGACGAATCACTCCATACAACTGAAGCCAACAAAGAAAAAGCTAACCAACTTCTTGGTGAGATTGCGGAAATTCAAGAATCGCTTATGCATGTTAAGGCAGCTACGGTGCAAGCACACGAAGAAGAGGCACAAATCCTTGCTGAGAAGGATGTTGCTAGGGCCACGTATAAACAAGCTTTGGAAGAAACACAGAAGAAATTGTTGTCTTTGAGGAATGATTTTGACCCTGCTGCTTATGATAGTCTGAAAGAAAAACTAGAACAAACCAATTCTGAGGTTGCATCTATGCAAAAAAAGATAGAAGATGCTCGGGCTCAGGATTTAGAGTCTGTTGCTGTTGTCAGCACAGAGTTGGATGATGCTaaggaaatgttgcaaaaagtAGCAGAGGAGGAAAGTTCTCTTCGAAGTTTGGTGGAATCACTGAAAGTGGAATTGGAAGCTGTAAAACAGGAGCACAACCAGCTCAAAGAGAAAGACACAGAAACTGAATCCATTGTCGGAGATTTACATGTCAAGCTTCAGAAATGTAAATCTGTGCTGGAGGCTGCTGTGGCTGCTGAATCAAAAGCTACGTCAGCTTCTGATGACCTGATGCTGGCCCTTCAGCAACTGTCCGCGGAGTCAAACAATGCATTGCAAGAAGCTGAGATAATGCAGAAGAGTGCGGCGGAGCTAAGAGAGGAAGCCAAAAAGGCTCGGGCTGAACTAGCAGAAGCCGAACAAAAGTTGCAGTTGACGTTAAAGGAAGCAGAAGAGGCTAAAGCAGCTGAAGCAATGGCCCTTGACCGGATCAAGCAGCTCTCGGACAGAGCAAGTGCCGCTAGAGCATCAACTTCAGAGTCCGGAGCAAATATCGCAATTTCAAAAGAGGAGTTCGAATCTCTAAGCCGAAAGGTCGAGGAGTCAGAGAAGTTGAGTGAGATGAAAGTCGCTGCTGCCATGGCTCAAGTGGAAGCCATCAGAGCCAGCGAGAACGAGGCGATCAAGAAACTAGAAGCTGctcgcaaggagatggaggacatGGAGTTGGCAACAGAAGAGGCCCTAAAGAGGGCAGAGATGGCCGAGGCAGCCAAAAAGGCCGTGGAAGGTGAGCTCAAGAGATGGCACGAGAAAGAACAGAAGAAAACCGCAGAGGCCGCACAGCCTTCTGCGGGGGCAGAAGAACTGGGAAGTGCTGCGTCGCCCCCTGTACGTCAGACTTCTGCCGGAAAAGCTTCCGAGAAGAACGAGGGGCATCAGAGGAGCAGTAAAGCGCTGCTGAAGAGGAGCTTCATGCTGCCAAACATCGCCAGCATGTTCCATAAGAAGAAAAGCCATCCTTCCAGTTCTCCCTCGCACCTTCCTGGGGAAAAATCTGTGTGA
- the LOC103640867 gene encoding WEB family protein At5g55860 isoform X1 codes for MKANMGTKARPLSVDADKGEIGEIDTRAPFESVKAAVSLFGEVKVSSDISAARKPKVPQAERVLAKETELHLAQKELNKYKEQLNNAETTKVQALSELEKAKKTVEELTTKLDVVNKSKQLAIQATEDAKTRTKQLEGGSTNECLGTDGPLRQELESAREQHAIALAELDAAKQELRKLKKDFETSLDMRLCAAQQEDESLHTTEANKEKANQLLGEIAEIQESLMHVKAATVQAHEEEAQILAEKDVARATYKQALEETQKKLLSLRNDFDPAAYDSLKEKLEQTNSEVASMQKKIEDARAQDLESVAVVSTELDDAKEMLQKVAEEESSLRSLVESLKVELEAVKQEHNQLKEKDTETESIVGDLHVKLQKCKSVLEAAVAAESKATSASDDLMLALQQLSAESNNALQEAEIMQKSAAELREEAKKARAELAEAEQKLQLTLKEAEEAKAAEAMALDRIKQLSDRASAARASTSESGANIAISKEEFESLSRKVEESEKLSEMKVAAAMAQVEAIRASENEAIKKLEAARKEMEDMELATEEALKRAEMAEAAKKAVEGELKRWHEKEQKKTAEAAQPSAGAEELGSAASPPVRQTSAGKASEKNEGHQRSSKALLKRSFMLPNIASMFHKKKSHPSSSPSHLPGEKSV; via the coding sequence AGGGTTTTAGCCAAGGAGACAGAGCTGCACTTAGCCCAGAAAGAGTTGAATAAATACAAGGAACAGCTGAATAATGCTGAGACAACGAAAGTGCAGGCTCTCTCTGAGCTAGAGAAAGCTAAAAAAACTGTCGAGGAGCTAACAACCAAGCTGGATGTGGTTAACAAGTCCAAACAGTTGGCCATTCAGGCAACAGAGGATGCAAAGACTCGAACCAAGCAGCTTGAAGGTGGCAGCACAAATGAATGTCTAGGAACAGATGGTCCTCTGAGGCAGGAACTCGAAAGTGCAAGGGAGCAGCATGCTATCGCTTTGGCAGAACTTGATGCAGCAAAACAGGAGCTTAGAAAGCTCAAGAAGGATTTTGAAACATCTTTGGATATGAGGTTGTGTGCTGCCCAGCAGGAAGACGAATCACTCCATACAACTGAAGCCAACAAAGAAAAAGCTAACCAACTTCTTGGTGAGATTGCGGAAATTCAAGAATCGCTTATGCATGTTAAGGCAGCTACGGTGCAAGCACACGAAGAAGAGGCACAAATCCTTGCTGAGAAGGATGTTGCTAGGGCCACGTATAAACAAGCTTTGGAAGAAACACAGAAGAAATTGTTGTCTTTGAGGAATGATTTTGACCCTGCTGCTTATGATAGTCTGAAAGAAAAACTAGAACAAACCAATTCTGAGGTTGCATCTATGCAAAAAAAGATAGAAGATGCTCGGGCTCAGGATTTAGAGTCTGTTGCTGTTGTCAGCACAGAGTTGGATGATGCTaaggaaatgttgcaaaaagtAGCAGAGGAGGAAAGTTCTCTTCGAAGTTTGGTGGAATCACTGAAAGTGGAATTGGAAGCTGTAAAACAGGAGCACAACCAGCTCAAAGAGAAAGACACAGAAACTGAATCCATTGTCGGAGATTTACATGTCAAGCTTCAGAAATGTAAATCTGTGCTGGAGGCTGCTGTGGCTGCTGAATCAAAAGCTACGTCAGCTTCTGATGACCTGATGCTGGCCCTTCAGCAACTGTCCGCGGAGTCAAACAATGCATTGCAAGAAGCTGAGATAATGCAGAAGAGTGCGGCGGAGCTAAGAGAGGAAGCCAAAAAGGCTCGGGCTGAACTAGCAGAAGCCGAACAAAAGTTGCAGTTGACGTTAAAGGAAGCAGAAGAGGCTAAAGCAGCTGAAGCAATGGCCCTTGACCGGATCAAGCAGCTCTCGGACAGAGCAAGTGCCGCTAGAGCATCAACTTCAGAGTCCGGAGCAAATATCGCAATTTCAAAAGAGGAGTTCGAATCTCTAAGCCGAAAGGTCGAGGAGTCAGAGAAGTTGAGTGAGATGAAAGTCGCTGCTGCCATGGCTCAAGTGGAAGCCATCAGAGCCAGCGAGAACGAGGCGATCAAGAAACTAGAAGCTGctcgcaaggagatggaggacatGGAGTTGGCAACAGAAGAGGCCCTAAAGAGGGCAGAGATGGCCGAGGCAGCCAAAAAGGCCGTGGAAGGTGAGCTCAAGAGATGGCACGAGAAAGAACAGAAGAAAACCGCAGAGGCCGCACAGCCTTCTGCGGGGGCAGAAGAACTGGGAAGTGCTGCGTCGCCCCCTGTACGTCAGACTTCTGCCGGAAAAGCTTCCGAGAAGAACGAGGGGCATCAGAGGAGCAGTAAAGCGCTGCTGAAGAGGAGCTTCATGCTGCCAAACATCGCCAGCATGTTCCATAAGAAGAAAAGCCATCCTTCCAGTTCTCCCTCGCACCTTCCTGGGGAAAAATCTGTGTGA